The following proteins are encoded in a genomic region of Rubrobacter xylanophilus DSM 9941:
- a CDS encoding transposase, with protein MTPTGFSTLKGRRYESLKRLSDSEVITLALFQQLRGVESERSFLRDCERFFSHLFPGVVGLHPSSFHRRVRKLRRFLEPLRRALLEELVGDPETLIVDSTLLSVLHPRQVKQSAAGFEGAGWSRWGSFCVYGVKLHLVCSTNRVPISYEMTAANEADVLLVEELLAGAALEEGEVARRLFGDLAYESGALRRRLAESGILLSTEGASRRPATRQQIEVCFAHLKGAFGLGETLAKTLVGLAIRIAAKVTAYTYGLYVNRLLGRPQGRIKELWA; from the coding sequence ATGACGCCTACCGGCTTCTCAACCCTAAAAGGAAGGCGTTACGAGTCTCTCAAGCGTCTCTCGGACTCGGAGGTCATCACTCTGGCACTCTTCCAGCAGTTGCGGGGAGTGGAGAGCGAACGCTCCTTCCTTAGAGACTGCGAGAGGTTCTTCTCGCACCTGTTCCCCGGAGTGGTGGGGCTGCATCCTTCTTCCTTCCATCGACGTGTGAGGAAGCTCAGGCGTTTCCTCGAACCCCTGCGACGCGCCTTGCTGGAGGAGTTGGTCGGAGATCCAGAGACGCTCATCGTGGACTCGACGCTGCTTTCCGTCCTGCATCCGAGGCAAGTGAAGCAGTCCGCCGCGGGCTTCGAGGGAGCAGGGTGGAGCAGGTGGGGTTCGTTCTGCGTGTACGGGGTGAAGCTGCATCTGGTGTGCTCTACCAATCGGGTTCCCATCTCCTACGAGATGACCGCCGCCAACGAAGCCGACGTACTCCTCGTCGAGGAGCTCCTCGCGGGGGCGGCCCTGGAGGAGGGCGAAGTCGCGAGGAGGCTCTTTGGGGATCTCGCCTACGAGAGCGGCGCGCTCAGGAGGCGGCTGGCCGAAAGCGGAATCCTCCTCTCGACCGAGGGAGCGAGCCGCCGACCGGCGACGAGGCAGCAGATCGAGGTCTGCTTCGCGCATCTCAAAGGAGCCTTCGGACTGGGCGAGACGCTGGCGAAGACTCTGGTGGGACTGGCGATCCGGATCGCGGCGAAGGTGACGGCCTACACCTACGGTTTGTACGTCAACCGGCTCCTCGGAAGGCCGCAGGGGCGCATAAAGGAGCTATGGGCATGA